From a region of the Spirochaetota bacterium genome:
- a CDS encoding ribosomal-processing cysteine protease Prp, giving the protein MINITLQGIVVKNNQFSLSGSVFAVSISGHSGQASKGNDIVCAGVSALSQSVVLALEYYEIVHSISQQEGLLEFSVNLDSLTDDRKIRCESLVSVFVLGINEIRKQYPEFVHVSIKG; this is encoded by the coding sequence GTGATCAATATCACATTACAGGGTATAGTCGTTAAAAACAACCAATTTAGCCTGTCGGGCTCTGTTTTTGCTGTCAGTATATCAGGGCATTCAGGGCAGGCGTCAAAAGGTAATGATATAGTATGTGCCGGTGTTTCGGCATTATCGCAATCAGTTGTTTTAGCTTTAGAATATTATGAGATAGTTCATAGTATCAGTCAACAGGAGGGATTACTGGAATTTTCTGTCAATCTTGATAGCCTTACTGATGACAGGAAGATTCGTTGTGAAAGTTTAGTAAGCGTTTTTGTCCTTGGTATAAATGAGATAAGAAAACAATATCCTGAATTTGTGCATGTGAGCATAAAAGGGTAA
- the hisB gene encoding imidazoleglycerol-phosphate dehydratase HisB, translated as MERSAHIERKTKETDITLKLFLDSMQPCTIQTGIGFFNHMLTLFATHGRMSIQLNAKGDLDVDAHHTIEDTGICLGKAFQKALGDKQGIVRFGQAIVPMDEACSSVIVDISGRGYFVYRGDKLNGLIQTYSEELTLEFFKAFAHNAQVTLHIQQLYGDNRHHIHESIFKAAGIALYRAYTIGDSTAIPSTKGVL; from the coding sequence ATGGAACGGTCTGCACATATTGAGCGCAAAACCAAAGAAACTGATATAACCTTAAAACTGTTTCTTGATAGCATGCAGCCATGCACCATACAAACCGGCATTGGTTTTTTTAACCATATGTTAACACTTTTTGCAACCCACGGAAGGATGAGTATTCAGCTAAATGCAAAAGGTGATTTAGATGTTGATGCCCACCATACAATTGAAGATACAGGAATTTGCTTAGGGAAGGCATTTCAGAAAGCTCTGGGGGATAAACAGGGAATTGTTAGGTTTGGTCAGGCGATAGTACCTATGGATGAAGCATGCAGCAGTGTCATTGTCGACATATCAGGACGAGGGTATTTTGTATACAGGGGTGATAAGCTAAACGGTTTGATACAAACATACAGTGAGGAGTTAACACTGGAGTTTTTCAAAGCATTTGCACACAATGCACAGGTTACCCTGCATATTCAACAATTATATGGCGACAACAGGCACCATATTCATGAGTCAATATTCAAAGCTGCAGGCATAGCACTTTACCGAGCATATACAATAGGTGATAGCACTGCCATTCCATCCACAAAAGGAGTCTTATGA
- the proB gene encoding glutamate 5-kinase: protein MPRSAYLKHVKTIVVKVGSSLITDESGISKKQVTRLVDDVVFLLKKKYRIVIVSSGAISAGSAVMKKKRNLCTIPEKQALAAIGQSILMDVYRECFNKYGYEVGQILLTEDDVKHRRRFLNARHTLNALLEMGVVPIVNENDSVVIKEIKFGDNDTLSAHVANIVQANLLVLLSDVDGFYWDEGDTEPVSEIHEINDEVRARCRGAGSEHGTGGMFTKIKAGEMVIQSGEMMIIANGRTEHILKRIMQGEKVGTLFIGKTQLKSKKRWIAFNVKPKGKLIIDDGAVKALKENKKSLLAIGITQVEGNFDLGDAVEITDKRGTLIAKGIVNYTSGELEKIKGKNTQEIKKIFGSEYYEEVINRDDLIVF, encoded by the coding sequence ATGCCACGTTCTGCATACTTGAAACATGTCAAAACAATTGTTGTTAAAGTTGGGTCATCGCTCATTACTGATGAATCAGGCATATCAAAAAAACAGGTGACCCGGCTGGTTGATGATGTTGTCTTTTTATTAAAGAAAAAGTACCGGATTGTTATTGTAAGTTCCGGAGCTATCAGTGCCGGTTCAGCGGTTATGAAGAAAAAGCGCAATCTGTGCACCATACCTGAAAAGCAAGCTCTGGCGGCCATAGGTCAATCCATACTTATGGATGTGTACCGTGAATGCTTCAACAAATATGGTTATGAAGTTGGCCAGATATTACTTACCGAGGATGATGTGAAACACCGGCGCAGGTTTTTAAATGCCCGCCATACCCTGAACGCACTTTTAGAAATGGGTGTAGTACCGATAGTTAATGAAAATGACTCGGTTGTGATTAAAGAGATTAAATTTGGCGATAATGATACACTGTCTGCCCATGTTGCCAATATTGTACAGGCAAATCTTTTGGTGCTGCTATCGGATGTTGATGGCTTTTACTGGGATGAAGGTGATACTGAACCAGTGTCTGAAATTCATGAAATTAATGATGAGGTGCGCGCACGCTGCAGAGGTGCTGGCAGTGAACATGGTACTGGTGGTATGTTTACAAAAATAAAAGCGGGAGAGATGGTCATTCAATCTGGTGAGATGATGATTATTGCAAATGGCAGGACGGAACATATCTTAAAACGAATTATGCAGGGTGAGAAGGTTGGCACGCTGTTTATAGGCAAAACACAATTGAAAAGTAAAAAGCGCTGGATAGCATTCAATGTAAAACCCAAAGGGAAGCTCATTATTGATGATGGGGCGGTTAAGGCACTGAAGGAAAATAAAAAATCATTACTGGCCATAGGCATAACACAGGTAGAGGGAAATTTTGATTTAGGTGATGCAGTAGAAATTACTGATAAAAGAGGAACACTGATAGCAAAAGGTATTGTCAATTATACCAGTGGAGAGCTTGAAAAAATAAAAGGTAAAAACACTCAGGAGATAAAAAAAATATTTGGTTCAGAATACTATGAAGAGGTTATTAACAGGGATGATTTGATTGTATTTTAA
- the obgE gene encoding GTPase ObgE: protein MAKFKDNIVIKVRAGKGGAGSVSFRREKYIPKGGPDGGDGGKGGDVIIQATQGYYNLGHLFKDRIYKAQNGGFGMGQNRHGKDGQDLVIHVPAGTQVLDAETGELLADLVHEGDTVCVARGGMGGKGNAFFKTATHQAPRFAQPGMPGEERSILLNLKLIADVGLVGLPNVGKSTLLKAITNAQPKIADYPFTTLIPNLGVIERGETVIKIADIPGIIEGAHKGLGLGLSFLQHIERVRIILFCIEAIDADPLYTLSLLKAELSTYNKDLPQRTSMILLTKSDCVNESVVRKRISLLEKEKYTVLPISSLTGYNIDILIEKLFLLME from the coding sequence GTGGCAAAATTTAAAGATAACATAGTAATCAAAGTGCGTGCTGGCAAAGGTGGTGCCGGTTCTGTTTCGTTCAGAAGGGAAAAGTATATTCCCAAGGGTGGTCCTGATGGTGGTGATGGAGGTAAAGGCGGTGATGTTATTATACAGGCAACCCAGGGATATTATAACTTAGGTCATCTTTTTAAAGATAGGATATATAAAGCCCAGAATGGTGGTTTTGGGATGGGCCAGAACCGCCATGGTAAAGATGGGCAGGATTTGGTTATACATGTGCCGGCTGGTACACAGGTGCTGGATGCAGAAACTGGGGAACTTTTAGCTGATCTTGTGCATGAAGGTGATACAGTATGTGTGGCCAGGGGAGGTATGGGGGGAAAGGGCAATGCGTTTTTTAAAACAGCAACACATCAGGCACCACGGTTTGCACAGCCTGGTATGCCTGGTGAAGAACGTTCAATTTTACTGAACCTTAAATTGATTGCTGATGTGGGTTTGGTGGGGCTTCCCAATGTGGGTAAGTCAACCTTGCTGAAAGCTATCACTAATGCCCAGCCAAAGATTGCTGACTATCCATTTACGACGCTTATACCCAATTTAGGAGTTATTGAGCGGGGTGAGACAGTAATTAAAATAGCAGATATACCAGGAATCATTGAAGGAGCACATAAGGGGTTGGGCTTGGGATTATCGTTTTTGCAGCATATTGAGCGTGTGCGGATTATCCTGTTCTGTATTGAGGCAATTGATGCTGATCCACTGTACACACTTTCACTGTTAAAAGCTGAACTGTCCACATATAATAAGGATTTACCTCAAAGAACATCCATGATTCTATTAACAAAAAGCGATTGTGTAAATGAATCAGTTGTACGTAAACGTATTTCATTGCTTGAAAAAGAAAAATATACAGTGCTTCCCATATCATCATTGACAGGATACAATATAGATATATTAATAGAAAAACTTTTTTTGTTAATGGAATAA
- the glmM gene encoding phosphoglucosamine mutase, giving the protein MKSISGIRGVVGESFTPDLITRVAMAFASHIRCGKVIVGRDSRITGKEIAQCFESVLSLCGCQVIDIGVVPTPTVQIMVEHTKAKGGVVISASHNPIQWNAFKLINATGSFFGPEEMNTFLSLVDTIVPFGAKWNAIKPVMCDSSAADIHIEKVLAAIDVAAIKKRKFTVVLDSVNGAGSLITQKLLKQLGCRVIPIHCDMTTGTFPRGAEPVAKNLKALSSAVQKHTADIGFAQDPDADRLAIVNEKGNPIGEELTVTLAAMRCLARKKGPVVVNMSTTKAIEDVASRFGAPVYRSKVGEIHVVEAMKKYRAVIGGEGNGGVISPEVHYGRDSLVGIGYCLELMAHRKEPISQIVAKLPAYYMHKDTMTIDSGFDTGTIAQKIKEQYADEVINTLDGIRIDFVHHDVFHGGWVHLRPSNTEPIFRIIAEGKSKKQCEAIVNTFKTMK; this is encoded by the coding sequence ATGAAAAGTATTTCGGGCATCCGCGGTGTGGTTGGAGAATCTTTTACGCCTGATTTGATTACCAGAGTTGCAATGGCATTTGCCAGTCACATACGTTGTGGTAAAGTTATAGTTGGCCGTGACTCGCGCATTACCGGGAAAGAGATTGCACAGTGTTTTGAGAGTGTGCTGTCATTATGTGGCTGTCAGGTCATTGATATTGGTGTGGTGCCAACGCCCACGGTGCAAATTATGGTTGAGCACACTAAAGCAAAAGGTGGTGTGGTTATTTCTGCATCACATAATCCCATACAGTGGAATGCTTTCAAGCTCATCAATGCAACGGGCAGCTTCTTTGGTCCTGAAGAGATGAATACGTTTCTGTCACTGGTTGATACCATTGTGCCTTTTGGTGCCAAATGGAATGCCATAAAGCCTGTTATGTGCGATAGTTCTGCGGCAGACATCCATATTGAAAAAGTACTTGCTGCCATAGACGTTGCCGCTATCAAAAAAAGAAAATTCACGGTGGTACTTGATTCAGTTAATGGTGCCGGTTCACTCATTACTCAAAAACTGTTGAAGCAATTGGGATGCAGGGTAATTCCCATTCATTGTGATATGACTACCGGTACATTTCCCCGGGGGGCAGAACCTGTTGCAAAAAATTTAAAAGCGTTATCTAGTGCTGTACAAAAGCATACGGCTGATATTGGCTTTGCGCAGGATCCGGATGCGGACAGGTTGGCGATAGTTAATGAAAAAGGGAATCCCATTGGCGAGGAGCTTACCGTAACGCTGGCTGCCATGCGATGTCTTGCAAGGAAGAAAGGGCCGGTAGTGGTAAATATGTCCACAACGAAAGCAATTGAGGATGTTGCATCCCGTTTTGGCGCACCGGTGTATCGTTCAAAGGTTGGCGAGATACATGTGGTTGAAGCAATGAAAAAATACAGGGCAGTGATTGGTGGCGAAGGGAACGGTGGTGTTATTTCACCTGAGGTCCATTACGGTAGGGATAGCCTGGTGGGTATTGGGTATTGCCTGGAGCTAATGGCACACAGAAAAGAGCCAATATCACAGATTGTAGCAAAGCTGCCTGCGTATTACATGCACAAGGATACCATGACTATTGACAGTGGATTTGATACCGGAACTATCGCCCAAAAAATTAAAGAACAATATGCAGATGAAGTTATTAACACTCTTGATGGCATACGCATAGATTTTGTGCACCATGATGTGTTTCACGGTGGCTGGGTACATTTGCGTCCTTCCAATACGGAGCCAATATTCAGAATCATCGCTGAAGGGAAGTCAAAAAAACAGTGTGAAGCCATTGTCAATACGTTTAAAACAATGAAATAA
- a CDS encoding BamA/TamA family outer membrane protein, translating to MIKKYTYTLIAIMVCIALPLLTYPFGKNKVTIEPFKWHILKTIHCNVYYPYGMEQLATKTAVIAEKAYVHIADALQHELNDPVPIIVYPSHIDFQENNILLQIIGEGTGGFTEAFKNRVVVPFNGSYDEFQHVLVHELVHAFQYNILMRDSSGKMQSLMSMGGVPLWFTEGMAEYLSIGFDETADMTMRDFFLNDQYVSLIDFTTYRVGNMYYYYKVGQAFFYYFETTYGKGKIGEFLRDIRDLDNFEEALKVHTKKNLEEIDTEFKHFYKKRFYPIIAGRNFDEEEGQRITNHQKTRSLFNTCPAISPDGKKIAYIDNRDIYSSISILTIGQEQAEEKARVILTGNETSEFEGMHLLDNYLSWTPDGKGIVFVSQSRNRDVIFIIDASNGKILNEIVLPFRSLKDPALSPDGKFICFIGQTNIQSDVYIYSLNDKSLKQVTHDVYSERYPKLNADNTIIFYSSNYPAGDYTSQQYAIIKHTLLTNAREIIVQPQSKNLQVDIAKDGNSIVYISNREGIYNIYQYDISKSSETKITNASTGIFYPRVFPDASKIAFVSYQNGGYDIFIKKDIKPVTIAPPYNTEHIPVMLPQSYFPLSQAIWDNYTTTVSPDWVFFGLGGTVGYGFAGFAQMSFSDYLGDNRIVVTTDYLRYGSSANYLNWDVQYLYLRYRWDYSLGFFRQKNPFGIFTLASINDLIHNAYWSTLSMDHYGVYAIASYPFTRFSRFSTRVSSSRYERDYSYLDQRPDVYANLNSVSVSYNYDNVLWGFLVPLRGTRGQIMFTQVVNLTGQDYSFSSIDIDIRQYFFLDKQYVLAFRGIGGKIIGEKKEYFKYYIGGFNTLRGHPFIEYGGTNVFLFNAEFRFTFIESIQMGWPLFLKIGNIGGVLFVDAGSAWDNNYTFMNKNTGEFQDFKMDMGFGFRLTLYPIVILKLDYAWPYYYGRFGNKEIVFSLGYEF from the coding sequence ATGATTAAGAAATATACATATACGCTCATTGCAATAATGGTTTGTATAGCTCTTCCATTATTAACATATCCTTTTGGCAAAAATAAGGTAACTATCGAACCATTCAAATGGCACATATTAAAGACAATCCATTGTAATGTGTATTATCCCTATGGGATGGAGCAGCTTGCTACAAAAACCGCTGTTATAGCTGAAAAGGCTTATGTCCATATAGCTGACGCATTGCAACACGAACTCAATGACCCGGTGCCAATCATTGTGTATCCATCACATATTGATTTTCAGGAAAATAACATTCTTCTGCAAATTATTGGGGAAGGAACTGGTGGTTTTACCGAAGCGTTTAAAAATAGAGTGGTTGTGCCTTTTAATGGTTCGTATGATGAATTTCAGCATGTGCTGGTACATGAGCTGGTGCACGCATTTCAATATAATATTTTAATGCGCGATAGTTCCGGAAAAATGCAGTCACTCATGAGTATGGGTGGCGTACCCTTATGGTTTACTGAAGGCATGGCCGAGTATTTGTCGATTGGCTTTGATGAAACTGCAGATATGACCATGCGCGATTTCTTTCTGAACGATCAGTATGTCAGTTTGATTGATTTTACCACATATCGTGTTGGGAACATGTATTACTACTATAAGGTTGGTCAGGCTTTTTTTTATTATTTTGAAACAACGTATGGAAAAGGTAAAATTGGGGAATTTTTGCGAGATATACGGGATCTGGATAACTTTGAAGAAGCATTGAAGGTACACACAAAGAAAAACCTTGAAGAAATTGATACTGAATTTAAACATTTTTATAAAAAGCGCTTTTATCCCATCATAGCAGGAAGAAATTTTGATGAAGAAGAAGGACAGCGAATAACCAACCATCAAAAGACGCGTTCACTATTTAATACCTGCCCTGCCATCTCACCCGATGGGAAAAAAATTGCCTATATTGACAACAGGGATATCTATTCCTCCATTTCAATACTAACTATTGGCCAGGAGCAAGCTGAAGAAAAAGCGCGTGTCATACTTACAGGCAATGAAACATCTGAATTTGAAGGGATGCATTTGCTTGATAACTATCTGTCATGGACACCTGATGGTAAAGGCATTGTGTTTGTATCGCAGTCTAGAAACAGGGATGTTATATTTATTATTGATGCCAGTAATGGAAAAATTTTGAATGAAATTGTATTGCCATTCAGATCACTAAAGGATCCTGCGCTATCACCTGATGGAAAATTTATATGTTTCATTGGGCAAACAAATATACAAAGTGATGTTTATATCTATTCATTGAACGATAAATCATTGAAACAGGTAACACACGATGTATACAGTGAGCGCTATCCAAAACTTAATGCTGATAATACCATTATCTTTTATTCATCTAATTACCCTGCAGGAGATTATACCAGCCAGCAGTATGCCATCATTAAACATACACTTTTAACAAATGCACGCGAAATTATTGTACAACCGCAGTCAAAAAATTTACAGGTTGATATTGCTAAGGATGGGAATAGCATTGTGTATATCTCAAACAGGGAAGGAATATACAATATTTATCAATATGATATATCCAAATCATCTGAAACAAAGATAACCAATGCATCAACCGGTATATTTTATCCACGCGTATTTCCTGATGCAAGCAAAATTGCATTTGTATCATATCAAAATGGTGGATATGATATTTTCATCAAAAAAGACATTAAACCAGTAACTATCGCTCCCCCTTATAATACTGAGCATATACCCGTTATGTTGCCTCAAAGCTATTTCCCGTTGTCACAGGCTATATGGGACAATTACACAACGACAGTATCGCCCGACTGGGTGTTTTTTGGACTTGGTGGCACGGTGGGATATGGTTTTGCTGGTTTTGCGCAGATGAGTTTCAGCGATTATTTAGGTGACAACCGCATTGTGGTAACTACGGATTATCTTCGCTATGGCAGCAGTGCTAATTATTTGAACTGGGATGTGCAGTACCTTTACCTGCGTTACCGGTGGGATTATTCATTGGGATTTTTCAGGCAAAAAAATCCTTTTGGCATATTTACCCTGGCAAGTATAAATGATCTTATTCACAATGCCTACTGGTCCACTCTGTCTATGGATCATTATGGTGTATATGCCATTGCAAGCTACCCATTTACCAGGTTTTCCCGGTTCAGCACCCGTGTTTCGTCAAGTCGCTATGAGCGTGATTACAGTTACCTGGATCAGCGTCCAGATGTTTATGCCAATTTAAATTCAGTATCGGTATCATACAATTACGATAATGTATTGTGGGGTTTTCTGGTTCCCTTACGGGGTACACGTGGTCAGATAATGTTTACCCAGGTTGTTAATTTGACAGGCCAGGATTATTCTTTTAGTAGTATTGATATTGATATACGACAGTATTTCTTTCTGGACAAACAGTATGTGCTTGCATTCAGAGGAATTGGTGGGAAAATAATTGGTGAAAAGAAAGAATATTTCAAGTACTATATTGGTGGATTCAATACCCTGCGCGGGCATCCGTTTATAGAATATGGTGGTACCAATGTTTTCCTGTTCAACGCTGAATTCAGGTTTACGTTCATTGAATCAATACAGATGGGATGGCCATTGTTTTTAAAAATTGGTAATATTGGTGGAGTTTTATTTGTTGATGCTGGTTCGGCGTGGGATAATAACTATACTTTTATGAATAAGAATACAGGAGAATTTCAGGACTTCAAAATGGATATGGGTTTTGGATTTCGCCTTACATTGTATCCCATCGTTATTTTAAAGCTTGACTATGCCTGGCCGTATTATTATGGAAGGTTTGGTAATAAAGAAATTGTTTTCAGTTTAGGATATGAGTTTTAA
- the rpmA gene encoding 50S ribosomal protein L27, with product MAHKKGGGSSRNGRDSRSQRLGVKVFGGQFVKSGSIIVRQRGTKLHPGTNVKRGSDDTLFAITDGIVKFERLDKDRKKVSVYPVQA from the coding sequence ATGGCACATAAAAAAGGTGGCGGTTCATCACGAAATGGACGAGATTCCCGGTCCCAGCGCCTGGGAGTCAAGGTTTTTGGTGGGCAGTTTGTGAAAAGTGGCTCAATAATAGTACGTCAGAGAGGAACCAAACTGCATCCTGGCACTAATGTAAAACGTGGTAGCGATGATACTCTCTTTGCTATCACTGACGGGATAGTGAAATTTGAACGCCTTGATAAGGATAGAAAAAAGGTATCGGTGTATCCTGTTCAGGCGTAA
- the dgcA gene encoding diguanylate cyclase DgcA, which yields MNDDMSLYDEDIKFPVEIEQYERKIYDLKQLIEISKGLNSTLDYNVLIDSILLTCMGQMQLLKAGIFTHRSIDRQEFVLHRNYKGFEIDHKNEYLIPTNSKLIQFLDANFRCYTLDELKELLPDEPSLENLIRLDPSLIVPLKGKGTLNGIIVLADRINQKGFSESDKEYMLNIASLAGIAIQNAYLYELATTDMMTKLKIHHYFQTALMEEREKSLKSSLPLSLIMMDIDHFKNFNDTYGHSCGDMVLKNVASVISSSVRQSDIAARYGGEEFAVILPHTDINEAFKVAERVRISVQKSYILYKRKKLGVTVSLGITQFNPAIDISTKNIIERADKALYVSKQQGRNRTTVLLSDK from the coding sequence ATGAATGATGACATGTCATTATATGATGAAGATATAAAATTCCCTGTTGAAATTGAACAATATGAGCGCAAAATCTACGATTTAAAGCAGTTGATTGAAATAAGCAAGGGGTTAAATTCAACATTAGATTATAATGTTCTTATTGATTCAATTCTATTAACCTGTATGGGTCAGATGCAGCTTTTAAAGGCTGGCATTTTTACACACCGAAGTATTGATCGGCAGGAATTTGTATTACACCGTAACTACAAAGGCTTTGAAATAGACCATAAAAATGAATACCTAATTCCCACAAATTCCAAGCTCATACAGTTTCTGGATGCTAATTTCCGCTGCTATACCTTAGATGAATTAAAAGAGCTCCTGCCTGATGAGCCATCATTGGAAAATCTCATCAGATTGGATCCATCATTGATTGTACCGTTAAAGGGTAAGGGTACTCTTAATGGAATAATTGTTCTGGCTGACCGTATAAACCAGAAAGGCTTTAGTGAATCTGATAAGGAGTATATGTTAAACATAGCTTCCTTAGCTGGTATTGCTATTCAAAATGCTTACCTGTATGAGTTAGCAACAACCGATATGATGACAAAGCTTAAAATTCATCATTATTTTCAGACAGCACTAATGGAAGAACGTGAAAAATCGTTAAAAAGCAGTTTGCCTCTATCACTCATAATGATGGATATTGACCATTTTAAAAATTTCAATGATACATATGGGCACAGCTGTGGTGATATGGTATTGAAAAATGTTGCTTCTGTTATTTCCAGTTCCGTACGGCAAAGTGACATTGCAGCACGCTATGGTGGTGAGGAATTTGCTGTTATACTCCCTCATACTGATATCAATGAGGCGTTCAAAGTAGCTGAACGTGTTCGTATATCAGTTCAAAAGTCATATATTCTTTATAAAAGAAAAAAGTTAGGGGTGACTGTTTCACTGGGCATAACACAATTCAATCCCGCTATCGACATATCTACAAAGAATATTATTGAACGTGCTGATAAAGCATTGTATGTTTCCAAGCAGCAGGGCCGAAACAGGACAACGGTTCTGCTTTCTGATAAATAA
- the rplU gene encoding 50S ribosomal protein L21: MYAIVEIAGKQYKVEKDKTIAVDLLEAKDDETIAIDKVMMFVDGDRVLVGQPYLPNVEVKAKVGGVVRGKKVRGIKFRKRKNYTRTLGHKQPYTSITIVDMSVK, encoded by the coding sequence ATGTACGCAATAGTTGAAATAGCTGGAAAGCAATATAAAGTGGAAAAGGATAAAACTATAGCTGTTGACCTGCTTGAAGCAAAGGATGATGAAACAATAGCTATCGATAAAGTAATGATGTTTGTTGATGGTGACAGGGTTTTAGTTGGTCAGCCGTATTTGCCAAATGTAGAAGTTAAAGCCAAAGTTGGCGGAGTGGTTCGTGGCAAAAAAGTTCGTGGTATAAAATTCAGGAAACGTAAAAATTACACCAGAACGTTAGGGCACAAACAGCCGTATACCAGTATTACTATTGTTGATATGTCAGTTAAATAG
- the hisA gene encoding 1-(5-phosphoribosyl)-5-[(5-phosphoribosylamino)methylideneamino]imidazole-4-carboxamide isomerase: MLVIPAIDLKEGRCVRLVQGDPLQETVYSYDPKGIAQQFEEAGAKLIHVVDLDGAFEGQPVNMHIVKRIAKAVSIPIEIGGGIRTETAIKMYLDEGIERIIIGTVLMEDTFREIAERFKEYIIAGVDAKDLKIATHGWKKIIDMDAIKCIKELQSIGISEIIYTDIATDGMLQGPNYTSIEKILSEIPGIALIASGGVSAIEDLEKLKKYENRGLKGCIVGKAIYDGRINLRNAITLCD, translated from the coding sequence ATGCTCGTAATACCAGCTATTGATTTAAAAGAAGGGCGTTGTGTCCGACTGGTACAGGGGGACCCTTTGCAGGAAACAGTCTATTCATATGATCCCAAAGGTATTGCACAGCAGTTTGAAGAAGCAGGCGCAAAATTAATTCATGTAGTTGATCTGGATGGTGCTTTTGAGGGACAGCCTGTCAATATGCATATAGTCAAAAGAATAGCAAAAGCAGTTTCAATCCCCATTGAAATTGGAGGTGGAATTAGAACCGAAACTGCAATAAAGATGTATCTGGATGAAGGAATTGAAAGGATAATTATTGGGACAGTGTTAATGGAGGATACCTTCAGGGAGATAGCTGAGCGATTTAAGGAATATATTATTGCTGGTGTTGATGCTAAAGATTTAAAAATTGCCACTCATGGCTGGAAAAAAATAATTGACATGGATGCAATCAAATGTATAAAGGAGCTTCAAAGCATTGGCATCTCTGAGATCATTTATACAGATATAGCAACTGACGGGATGCTGCAGGGGCCAAATTATACGTCCATAGAGAAAATTTTATCTGAAATTCCTGGTATAGCTCTTATTGCTTCTGGTGGTGTTTCAGCTATTGAAGATTTGGAAAAATTAAAAAAATATGAAAATCGCGGATTAAAGGGTTGTATTGTTGGCAAGGCCATATATGATGGAAGGATAAATTTGCGCAATGCTATAACATTGTGTGACTAA
- the hisH gene encoding imidazole glycerol phosphate synthase subunit HisH, which produces MITVIDYGMGNLRSVVKAVEKYTSAVRISSDPGSIASSKALIMPGDGAFGHAMENLTTLGWVEPLVDFIRRGGYFFGICLGYQLLFTSSEEFGNHKGLDIIPGNVVRFTTDLKVPHMGWNQVVFRQHHPVVDGIPQHSYFYFIHTYYPVVLDNSWIIGQTQYSVEFASIVGKGNCIATQFHPEKSHTYGLRMIENFVRLACS; this is translated from the coding sequence ATGATTACCGTTATTGATTATGGCATGGGAAATCTGCGTTCAGTTGTTAAGGCAGTTGAAAAATATACCAGCGCTGTCCGTATAAGCTCTGACCCTGGCAGTATTGCTTCATCTAAAGCGCTGATAATGCCTGGTGATGGTGCATTTGGGCATGCAATGGAAAATTTAACTACATTAGGTTGGGTTGAGCCTCTTGTTGATTTTATACGGCGTGGAGGATATTTTTTTGGAATATGCTTGGGCTATCAGCTTTTATTCACAAGCAGTGAAGAATTTGGCAACCATAAGGGACTTGACATAATACCGGGTAATGTGGTACGATTTACCACTGATTTAAAAGTACCGCATATGGGATGGAATCAGGTTGTTTTCAGACAGCATCACCCTGTTGTTGACGGAATTCCTCAACATAGCTACTTTTATTTTATTCACACCTATTATCCTGTAGTGCTTGATAACTCATGGATAATAGGCCAAACACAGTATTCAGTTGAATTTGCCAGTATTGTTGGAAAAGGTAATTGCATAGCAACACAATTTCATCCCGAAAAGAGCCATACGTATGGATTGCGCATGATAGAAAATTTTGTGAGGTTGGCATGCTCGTAA